The following proteins are co-located in the Fusobacteria bacterium ZRK30 genome:
- a CDS encoding tetratricopeptide repeat protein translates to MKKILLIVSLVMLVGCTSADQKKKKEHHLIKGMNYSKGGNYTKAIDEYKDFYEIDKKDPILLREMGLAYAQLGDYEAAEKYYLEALKLDPKDQVTLSNTAILSYKMGKLERSQYYLSQISSDSIDFKIYLLKGYLAYDENKYEDAYLNFTKVLNLIAIEDYTFVGKYVEILQKTNRTNEIYPFIYRVYEVKKNDPDAVITYSRFLIDVFNDYDGAFKALKTYIAREKNNRVILELAKRSFEVGKINDTELYLKLLTDAYKYDLDVLNLKKEIAAHNNKPKDVEKYQKIIEKVSDLDSEEYQN, encoded by the coding sequence ATGAAAAAAATATTGTTAATTGTAAGTTTAGTTATGCTAGTAGGATGTACTTCAGCAGATCAAAAGAAGAAGAAAGAACACCACTTAATAAAGGGAATGAACTATAGTAAGGGTGGTAACTATACTAAAGCCATTGATGAGTATAAAGATTTTTATGAGATCGATAAAAAAGATCCTATTCTCCTGAGAGAGATGGGATTAGCCTATGCTCAATTAGGTGATTATGAGGCAGCTGAAAAATATTATTTAGAAGCTCTAAAATTAGATCCCAAGGATCAGGTAACATTATCTAATACAGCTATTTTATCCTATAAGATGGGAAAATTAGAAAGAAGCCAGTACTATCTATCACAAATTTCATCTGACAGCATAGATTTTAAAATATATCTGTTAAAGGGATATCTTGCATACGATGAAAATAAATATGAAGATGCATATCTTAACTTTACTAAAGTTTTAAATTTGATAGCTATCGAAGATTATACTTTTGTAGGTAAATATGTAGAGATTTTACAAAAAACAAATAGAACCAATGAGATCTACCCCTTTATCTATAGGGTATATGAAGTTAAAAAGAATGACCCAGATGCAGTCATTACATATTCCAGATTTTTAATCGATGTTTTTAATGATTATGATGGCGCTTTTAAAGCTTTGAAAACATATATCGCAAGGGAAAAAAATAACCGTGTAATATTAGAACTTGCTAAACGAAGTTTTGAAGTAGGAAAAATAAATGACACTGAGTTATATCTAAAGCTGTTAACAGATGCTTATAAATATGATTTAGATGTTTTAAACTTGAAAAAAGAGATAGCGGCCCACAACAATAAACCTAAAGATGTTGAAAAATATCAAAAAATAATTGAAAAGGTGAGTGATCTAGACAGTGAAGAGTATCAGAATTAG
- a CDS encoding NUDIX domain-containing protein codes for MKSIRIRVCGILEKDDELLLVKHIKNKNEYYLLPGGGVDHGEDFKTALKREFMEECNLDVEVEDMVFISEGIAPNGGRHIINVYFKVSYISGDLQVGLDGSNLIGVEYIKKLELENVILYPNTKKELKEYFESENKGIKYLGNRWE; via the coding sequence GTGAAGAGTATCAGAATTAGAGTTTGTGGAATTTTAGAAAAAGACGATGAGTTACTTTTAGTTAAACATATAAAAAATAAAAATGAATACTACCTCCTTCCTGGAGGCGGAGTAGATCACGGAGAGGACTTTAAAACTGCTCTTAAAAGAGAATTTATGGAAGAATGTAACCTGGATGTAGAGGTAGAAGATATGGTCTTTATATCTGAGGGGATAGCTCCTAACGGCGGACGTCATATTATAAATGTTTATTTTAAAGTTTCCTATATTAGCGGAGATCTGCAGGTCGGGCTAGACGGCAGTAACTTAATTGGTGTAGAATATATTAAGAAATTAGAGTTAGAAAATGTTATACTATATCCAAATACAAAAAAAGAGTTAAAAGAATATTTTGAATCTGAAAACAAAGGGATAAAGTATCTAGGGAACAGATGGGAATAG
- a CDS encoding adenine phosphoribosyltransferase has translation MNLKNYIALVEDYPKEGIKFRDITPLLANGEAFKKATDEIVEYAKEKEIDLVVGPEARGFIFGCPVSYALEVGFAPVRKPGKLPRKTVEYEYDLEYGTNTLCMHHDSIKPGQRVLIVDDLLATGGTVEATIKIIEDLGGIVAGMAFLIELEDLNGRENLAGYDIMTLMKY, from the coding sequence ATGAATTTAAAGAACTATATAGCACTTGTAGAAGATTATCCAAAAGAAGGGATAAAGTTTAGAGATATAACACCTTTACTGGCAAATGGAGAGGCTTTTAAAAAAGCAACAGATGAGATAGTGGAGTATGCCAAAGAAAAAGAGATTGACCTGGTAGTAGGTCCTGAAGCCAGAGGATTTATCTTTGGATGTCCAGTATCTTACGCTTTAGAAGTAGGATTTGCTCCAGTAAGAAAACCTGGAAAACTTCCCAGGAAAACAGTGGAATATGAATATGATTTAGAATATGGGACTAATACTTTATGTATGCACCATGATTCTATAAAACCTGGTCAAAGAGTTCTTATAGTTGATGATCTATTAGCTACAGGAGGAACAGTTGAGGCCACTATAAAGATAATCGAGGATTTAGGCGGAATTGTTGCTGGTATGGCATTTCTTATTGAATTAGAGGATCTAAATGGTAGAGAAAATTTAGCAGGATATGATATTATGACTTTAATGAAGTACTAA
- a CDS encoding bifunctional (p)ppGpp synthetase/guanosine-3',5'-bis(diphosphate) 3'-pyrophosphohydrolase, with amino-acid sequence MEYKSNIAEELKKNNLKIDEEMIFSAYEFARESHVGQYRKSGEEYIVHPVEVSKILINMKMDTETITAGFLHDIVEDTMTTIQDIQYNFGPEVARLVDGVTKLTNLPVGSNKQPENIRKMIVAMASDVRVVIIKLADRLHNMRTLKFMPAYKQERIARETLEIFAPLAHRIGMAKIKWELEDLCLYYLEPEIYRKLVKMVNNKRVEREEYTSAVLRNMKKIIHESNIDGIVSGRAKHFYSIYKKMYEKGKSFDELYDLTAVRVLVDTEGECYNILGLLHSHWKPVPGRFKDYIAVPKSNGYQSIHTTLVGPLGKFIEVQIRTKDMHAIAEDGIAAHWNYKEKRNNSKADNVYSWLRKILEWQNEADTSEEFIQTVTGDILNETVFVFSPKGDVIELSKGSTPLDFAFHIHTEVGYKCIGAKANDKIVPIDYKLQNGDRIDIITSNISKGPGRDWLNIVATQSAKSKIRRWIKEKNFDENLKIGKELFEKELLKVGSSVKQIENSPEIKEYLNKNSINNFNELLIKIASKGLNVTLLAERLVKKDEKIELETIEDYQNETPKRKSRKKNDYGVIIDGLDNTIIRFAKCCTPLPGDEIGGYITTYGDIGIHRLDCKNYINLIARDHNREIGVRWDDEIIGRKINKYRFKFTIVTTDRANILLEIVKIIADHKIDLEGVNSGHIKNGAERLSVIEITIDINEKRDYEKLINHIVNLKDVIEIRRNQNN; translated from the coding sequence ATGGAATATAAATCAAATATTGCTGAAGAGCTTAAAAAAAATAATTTAAAAATAGATGAAGAGATGATCTTTTCTGCCTATGAATTTGCAAGGGAATCCCATGTGGGTCAGTACCGTAAATCAGGGGAGGAGTATATAGTTCATCCTGTAGAAGTCTCTAAGATACTCATTAATATGAAGATGGATACTGAAACAATTACAGCTGGTTTTCTGCATGACATTGTAGAAGATACTATGACCACTATACAGGATATTCAGTATAATTTTGGACCTGAAGTAGCCAGACTGGTGGACGGGGTAACTAAACTTACAAATCTGCCTGTAGGCAGCAATAAACAGCCTGAAAATATCAGAAAGATGATTGTGGCCATGGCTAGTGATGTAAGGGTTGTTATCATTAAATTAGCTGACAGACTGCATAATATGCGTACACTGAAATTTATGCCTGCCTATAAACAGGAGAGAATTGCAAGGGAAACATTGGAGATCTTTGCTCCCTTAGCCCATAGAATTGGAATGGCAAAGATAAAGTGGGAATTAGAAGATCTCTGCCTATATTATCTGGAACCTGAAATTTATAGAAAATTAGTCAAAATGGTCAACAATAAGAGGGTTGAAAGGGAAGAATATACAAGTGCTGTTTTAAGAAATATGAAAAAAATTATCCATGAAAGCAATATAGACGGGATAGTTTCCGGACGGGCTAAACATTTTTATAGTATCTATAAAAAAATGTATGAAAAGGGAAAGAGTTTTGATGAACTCTATGATCTCACAGCTGTTAGGGTATTAGTGGATACAGAGGGGGAGTGTTACAATATATTAGGACTTCTCCACAGTCATTGGAAACCTGTTCCAGGCCGATTTAAAGATTATATAGCAGTTCCTAAATCAAACGGTTATCAATCTATCCATACTACCTTGGTAGGACCCTTAGGGAAGTTTATCGAGGTGCAGATAAGAACTAAAGATATGCATGCCATTGCAGAGGATGGAATAGCGGCTCACTGGAACTATAAGGAAAAAAGAAATAACTCCAAGGCAGATAATGTCTATTCGTGGCTCCGTAAGATATTGGAGTGGCAAAATGAAGCCGATACTTCGGAAGAATTTATTCAGACTGTCACAGGGGATATACTCAACGAAACAGTATTTGTTTTTTCTCCTAAAGGAGATGTTATCGAACTGTCTAAAGGGTCTACTCCCTTGGACTTTGCATTTCATATCCATACAGAGGTAGGCTATAAGTGTATAGGGGCTAAAGCCAACGACAAGATTGTCCCAATCGATTATAAGCTGCAAAACGGAGACAGGATCGATATTATAACTTCAAATATATCAAAGGGTCCCGGGAGAGACTGGTTAAATATAGTTGCAACCCAGAGTGCTAAAAGTAAGATTAGAAGATGGATAAAGGAAAAAAACTTTGATGAGAATCTAAAGATAGGAAAAGAGCTGTTTGAAAAGGAATTGCTTAAGGTGGGATCTTCTGTAAAACAGATCGAGAACAGTCCTGAAATAAAGGAATATTTAAATAAAAACTCTATCAATAATTTCAATGAATTGCTTATTAAAATAGCTTCTAAAGGTTTAAATGTAACCCTTCTTGCAGAAAGATTGGTAAAAAAAGATGAAAAAATAGAGCTTGAAACCATAGAAGATTATCAAAATGAAACTCCTAAAAGAAAAAGTCGGAAAAAAAATGATTATGGTGTTATAATAGATGGTCTTGATAATACTATTATTCGATTTGCAAAATGCTGTACCCCCCTTCCGGGAGACGAGATTGGTGGGTATATAACTACCTATGGAGATATCGGTATTCATAGATTGGACTGCAAAAACTATATAAATTTAATTGCCCGTGATCACAATAGAGAGATAGGTGTTAGATGGGATGATGAAATTATAGGCAGAAAGATCAATAAATACAGGTTTAAATTTACCATAGTCACTACAGACAGAGCAAATATTCTCTTGGAAATTGTAAAAATTATAGCTGATCATAAGATAGACCTAGAAGGAGTAAACTCCGGTCATATAAAAAACGGGGCTGAAAGACTTTCGGTTATCGAGATAACTATAGATATCAATGAGAAGAGGGACTATGAAAAATTAATTAACCATATTGTAAATCTAAAAGATGTAATAGAAATCAGAAGAAATCAAAACAATTAA
- the tgt gene encoding tRNA guanosine(34) transglycosylase Tgt — protein sequence MKKLPVNYELSHRDGKARAGVITTPHGDIKTPVFMPVGTQATVKTMNPEEVRELGADIILGNTYHLFLRPGDDVVAKFGGLHKFMNWSHPILTDSGGFQVFSLGAIRKIKEEGVYFRSHIDGSKRFISPEKSIDIQNNLGSDIVMLFDECPPGQSSREYLIPSIERTTRWAKRCVTAHKRPDDQGLFAIVQGGIYEDLRDKSMNELMEMDESFSGYAIGGLAVGEPREDMYRILDYITPKLPEHKPRYLMGVGEPLDMLEAVEHGVDMMDCVQPSRIGRHGTTFTKYGRLVIKNAKYSLDPRPLDEDCDCYVCKNYTRGYIRHLFKANEMLGQKLATYHNLYFLIKMMNGARDAIMDKRFIAFKEEFISNYTQGKDSEWIIPQRIED from the coding sequence ATGAAAAAATTACCAGTAAATTATGAATTATCCCATAGAGATGGAAAGGCAAGAGCGGGAGTTATAACCACTCCCCATGGAGATATAAAAACTCCAGTATTTATGCCGGTTGGAACACAGGCAACTGTAAAAACAATGAATCCCGAGGAAGTTAGAGAGTTAGGTGCAGATATTATCTTAGGAAATACCTATCACCTATTTCTTAGACCAGGTGACGATGTAGTCGCTAAATTTGGAGGGTTACATAAATTTATGAACTGGTCTCACCCTATATTAACAGATAGTGGTGGTTTCCAGGTATTTAGTCTGGGAGCTATAAGAAAGATAAAGGAGGAAGGAGTATACTTTAGATCTCATATTGATGGGTCTAAAAGATTTATCTCTCCTGAAAAATCTATAGATATTCAAAATAATTTAGGATCAGATATAGTTATGTTATTTGACGAATGTCCTCCTGGCCAGTCTTCTAGAGAGTACTTAATCCCTTCCATTGAAAGAACTACCAGATGGGCTAAAAGATGTGTAACAGCTCATAAAAGACCTGATGACCAAGGTTTATTCGCTATAGTTCAGGGTGGAATATATGAAGACCTGAGAGATAAGAGTATGAATGAATTGATGGAGATGGATGAAAGTTTTTCTGGATATGCTATAGGTGGATTGGCAGTAGGAGAGCCTCGTGAAGATATGTATAGAATATTAGACTATATAACTCCTAAACTTCCTGAGCATAAGCCTAGATACCTAATGGGTGTAGGAGAGCCTCTTGATATGTTAGAAGCTGTAGAACACGGTGTAGACATGATGGACTGTGTACAACCATCTAGAATTGGTAGACATGGGACTACATTTACAAAATATGGAAGACTAGTTATAAAAAATGCTAAATATTCCCTTGATCCTAGACCATTAGATGAGGACTGTGACTGTTATGTATGTAAAAACTATACTAGAGGATATATCAGACATCTATTCAAAGCTAATGAGATGTTAGGACAGAAATTAGCTACTTATCATAACCTTTATTTCTTAATAAAGATGATGAATGGTGCAAGAGATGCTATCATGGATAAAAGGTTTATTGCCTTTAAAGAGGAGTTTATAAGTAATTATACTCAAGGTAAGGACAGTGAGTGGATAATACCACAAAGAATAGAAGATTAA
- a CDS encoding HAD family hydrolase, translating to MYTKLVIFDMGNTLLHFHKGIFSDDEKDLIGLMLLRSYLENKNQIKISISQLKIEFLDKWYDDFYLRKEKLIELDFNKYLKDVIELNGFNDTEINYFECMEVFYSQYIEDAVSGKGSLDLLKYLKREGYTIKVISNCILQDDIYKDVFKKHNLDEFIDEYIFSYSRKIRKPNLLLFKEAIRDYRGHIKDIIMVGDSLEADINPAQILGFKGIWLTNGKKNTTDIIPWATIDKFSEIYKLINKNDIIKPKVS from the coding sequence ATGTATACTAAATTAGTAATTTTTGATATGGGAAACACACTTCTACATTTTCATAAAGGAATTTTTTCTGATGATGAAAAAGATTTAATAGGTTTGATGCTTTTGAGATCTTACCTAGAAAATAAAAATCAAATAAAAATATCTATTTCTCAATTAAAAATAGAATTTTTAGATAAATGGTATGATGACTTTTATCTAAGAAAAGAAAAATTAATCGAACTTGATTTTAATAAATATTTAAAAGACGTTATAGAATTAAATGGATTTAATGACACTGAGATTAATTATTTTGAATGCATGGAAGTATTTTATAGTCAATATATTGAAGATGCAGTTTCCGGTAAGGGCTCCTTAGATCTTTTAAAATATTTAAAGAGAGAAGGTTATACTATAAAAGTGATTTCAAACTGTATTTTACAAGATGATATTTATAAAGATGTCTTTAAGAAACATAATCTGGATGAGTTTATAGATGAATATATATTCAGTTATAGTAGAAAAATTAGAAAGCCAAATCTACTTCTTTTTAAAGAAGCTATCCGTGATTATAGAGGTCACATTAAAGATATAATTATGGTAGGAGATAGTTTAGAAGCGGACATTAATCCCGCACAAATACTTGGGTTTAAAGGAATTTGGTTAACTAATGGGAAAAAAAATACGACTGATATAATACCTTGGGCAACTATAGATAAATTTTCAGAAATTTATAAATTGATTAATAAAAATGATATAATTAAACCTAAAGTCTCTTAA
- a CDS encoding DUF1456 family protein: MNNNDVLRRFRYALDMSDKEVILAFKESGHIVDKEGVLNLLKKDEEEGFVKCNNKLLGMFFDGVIVQRRGRQEVKPGQTPRKPEVMTSNNINNQILRKIKIALNLKTEDMVAVWELADIYISNSDVTALFRKKGQKNYKECLDKFLRTFLKGLAVKYRK, translated from the coding sequence ATGAATAATAACGATGTACTACGTAGATTTAGATACGCTTTGGATATGAGTGATAAAGAGGTGATCCTTGCATTTAAAGAGTCAGGACATATAGTGGATAAAGAGGGAGTTCTTAACCTTTTAAAAAAAGACGAGGAAGAAGGTTTTGTAAAGTGTAACAATAAATTACTGGGAATGTTCTTTGATGGTGTAATAGTGCAAAGAAGAGGGAGACAAGAAGTAAAACCTGGGCAAACTCCAAGAAAGCCAGAGGTAATGACCTCTAATAATATCAACAACCAAATTCTTAGAAAGATAAAGATAGCTTTAAACTTAAAAACTGAAGATATGGTAGCAGTATGGGAGTTAGCAGACATCTATATTTCAAACTCAGATGTAACTGCATTATTTAGAAAAAAAGGGCAGAAAAACTATAAGGAATGTTTAGATAAATTCTTAAGAACTTTCTTAAAAGGTCTAGCGGTAAAATATAGAAAGTAG
- a CDS encoding endonuclease domain-containing protein has translation MEIFNLKKSKSTKNRIKKDLTAEEKQIWNYIKDRKLYNLKFKKQTEIGKYTANFYCPEIEFIIEIDNDKHTIKYEKTREEYFQSIGITSLRFTSSEIKSDLNEILKKIEAAVGNLKN, from the coding sequence ATGGAAATTTTTAATCTGAAAAAATCAAAGTCAACAAAAAATAGGATAAAAAAAGATCTGACTGCTGAAGAGAAACAAATATGGAACTATATAAAGGACAGAAAATTATATAATCTAAAATTTAAAAAACAAACTGAGATAGGGAAGTATACTGCTAACTTTTACTGTCCGGAAATAGAGTTTATTATAGAGATTGATAATGATAAACACACCATCAAATATGAAAAAACAAGGGAAGAATATTTCCAGTCTATAGGAATAACCAGCCTTCGATTTACAAGCAGTGAGATAAAGAGTGATTTAAATGAAATACTAAAAAAAATAGAGGCAGCTGTAGGCAACCTTAAAAATTAA
- a CDS encoding heavy metal translocating P-type ATPase: MKREVIYNVKNLHCGGCAAKIENAVNSLSYVENASLNFMKKTLLIELKEIKENLLDELNKLADNLEPGTIIEETLAKKNTKVTYNVEHLHCGGCASKVEDAINELPQVLEATLNFMKKTLVVEFAGERDEFLEEIRVLADKIEPGTTILEIEEDITEEYVEPEKIVRSKQGRSYKEEIGVAIALFLFFLGTFGIENTKLKIGVLILAYIVSGGNVVLKSFKNIARGNVFDENFLMTIATFGAFFIGEYSEAVAVMIFYQVGEYFQGRAVNNSRKSIEGLMDIRPDFANIKIGNELKKVKPESVKVGTIIVVKPGEKIPLDGVVIKGNAALDTSALTGESLPLDVKSGDTVLSGSINRNGVIEVKVDKDFYHSTVNKILELVENASNKKADTEKFITKFAKYYTPAVVVVATLTAVIPPLFVGDFNTWLYRALIFLVISCPCALVVSIPLGFFSGIGAASKKGILIKGGNHLEALYKVGAVVFDKTGTITKGNFKVTEVFTDKMSEDELIYISAHGEAYSNHPIAKSIVESYGKEIHIEKVKDYKEIEGQGVSLVLESKKILLGNYKLMESNNIKCPKVDKIGTIVYVAVENEFEGYLVISDELKADSEKAISSIKKMGIKTYMLTGDNKSVAANIGDKVGIDKVYGGLLPDQKVNIFEEIQSEVDGNVIFVGDGINDAPVLARADVGMAMGGIGSDAAIEAADVVIMTDELTKIVDGIGVAKVTRKIVTQNIILVLVIKLVVMGLGVMGEATMWEAIFADVGVAILTIFNSIRILKK; the protein is encoded by the coding sequence ATGAAAAGAGAAGTTATATACAATGTAAAAAATCTACATTGCGGTGGCTGTGCTGCTAAGATCGAAAATGCAGTCAATTCACTGTCGTATGTAGAAAATGCCAGCTTAAATTTTATGAAAAAAACTTTACTTATTGAATTAAAGGAGATAAAAGAAAATCTTTTGGATGAGTTAAATAAATTAGCAGATAATTTAGAACCTGGAACAATAATCGAAGAAACTTTGGCTAAGAAAAATACAAAAGTTACCTATAACGTAGAACATCTTCACTGTGGCGGATGTGCATCTAAGGTAGAAGATGCCATAAATGAACTTCCTCAAGTCTTGGAGGCTACATTAAACTTCATGAAAAAAACTCTAGTGGTTGAATTTGCTGGAGAAAGAGATGAATTCTTAGAAGAAATCAGAGTTTTAGCCGATAAGATCGAGCCGGGAACAACCATTCTTGAGATAGAAGAAGATATCACTGAGGAGTATGTAGAACCTGAAAAAATTGTTAGGTCAAAGCAAGGGAGGTCTTATAAGGAAGAGATAGGAGTAGCTATTGCATTATTTTTATTTTTTCTAGGGACTTTTGGGATAGAAAATACTAAACTTAAAATAGGTGTACTTATCCTTGCTTATATAGTTTCTGGTGGGAATGTAGTTTTAAAATCATTTAAAAATATAGCTCGTGGAAATGTATTTGATGAAAATTTCTTGATGACTATTGCAACCTTTGGTGCATTTTTCATTGGGGAATACTCTGAAGCAGTTGCTGTTATGATTTTTTATCAGGTAGGAGAATATTTCCAGGGTAGAGCAGTAAATAATTCAAGAAAATCTATTGAAGGTTTGATGGATATAAGGCCAGACTTTGCAAATATAAAAATCGGTAATGAACTAAAAAAAGTCAAACCTGAAAGTGTAAAAGTCGGGACAATAATTGTCGTTAAACCAGGTGAAAAGATACCGCTAGACGGAGTTGTTATAAAAGGTAACGCTGCTCTAGACACCTCTGCATTAACCGGTGAATCTCTTCCTCTAGATGTTAAATCTGGAGATACAGTTCTAAGTGGAAGTATCAATAGGAATGGGGTAATAGAAGTTAAAGTAGATAAAGATTTTTATCATTCTACTGTAAATAAAATATTGGAATTAGTAGAGAATGCAAGTAATAAGAAAGCTGATACTGAAAAATTTATAACTAAATTTGCCAAATATTATACTCCGGCAGTGGTAGTTGTGGCTACTCTGACAGCTGTAATCCCACCGCTATTTGTAGGAGATTTCAATACATGGTTGTATAGAGCATTGATATTTTTAGTTATATCGTGTCCATGTGCATTGGTAGTATCGATACCACTTGGATTCTTCAGTGGGATAGGAGCAGCATCTAAAAAAGGTATCTTGATCAAAGGTGGAAATCATCTGGAAGCACTATATAAAGTTGGAGCTGTGGTATTTGATAAAACTGGAACTATCACAAAAGGGAATTTCAAAGTAACCGAAGTATTTACAGATAAGATGTCAGAGGATGAACTTATATATATATCAGCTCATGGAGAGGCGTATTCAAACCATCCAATAGCTAAAAGTATAGTGGAATCATATGGCAAAGAGATTCATATAGAAAAGGTAAAAGATTATAAGGAAATTGAAGGGCAGGGAGTAAGTTTAGTTTTAGAGAGTAAAAAAATATTATTAGGAAACTATAAACTGATGGAAAGTAATAATATAAAATGTCCTAAGGTAGATAAAATAGGAACTATCGTTTATGTAGCTGTTGAAAATGAATTTGAGGGTTACCTTGTAATTTCTGATGAATTGAAGGCTGACTCAGAAAAAGCAATATCATCTATAAAAAAAATGGGAATAAAAACGTATATGTTAACTGGAGACAACAAATCTGTGGCGGCTAATATTGGCGATAAAGTAGGAATAGATAAGGTCTATGGAGGCCTACTACCTGATCAAAAGGTAAATATTTTTGAAGAAATTCAGAGTGAAGTCGATGGAAATGTAATCTTTGTAGGAGATGGGATAAATGATGCTCCTGTATTAGCCCGTGCTGACGTTGGAATGGCTATGGGAGGAATAGGTAGTGATGCTGCAATTGAAGCTGCTGATGTAGTTATAATGACTGATGAACTCACAAAGATAGTTGATGGAATAGGTGTTGCAAAAGTCACTAGAAAAATAGTTACACAAAATATTATATTAGTCTTAGTTATAAAGCTGGTAGTTATGGGATTAGGAGTCATGGGAGAAGCTACCATGTGGGAAGCTATCTTTGCTGATGTAGGAGTGGCTATCCTGACTATATTTAACTCTATTAGAATATTAAAAAAATAA
- a CDS encoding amidohydrolase family protein, translated as MTKARILSHGIDEGIYFIRIADGKIETISKEMIVPLEGEEVIDVEGNYLTPGLVDCHTHLGLKTDSAGVFYADHNERSNLITPEVRAIDAINPQDVTFVEARSAGITACGSGPGSANLIAGQYACIKTFGDTIDDILVNPYIAMKAALGENPKRVHNMTRMGLISRLREFLRLSKEYNLDKEAKYDHQLEAMKPVMNKEIPLKIHVHRADDIVSAIRVMEEFDLLYTLDHVTCGADILDYIHTKKRNLIVGPSLGARGKMELKGKGFENLVKLAKNQDISIITDAPVIPLQYLPICVGLAISKGLTFKKGLEAVTINPARMMGVEKRIGSIEEGKDADLVVWKEKPFITIQDPILVMIDGKIIS; from the coding sequence TTGACAAAAGCAAGAATTTTAAGCCATGGTATAGATGAAGGAATATATTTTATCCGAATAGCAGATGGTAAGATTGAAACTATAAGTAAGGAAATGATCGTTCCATTAGAAGGGGAAGAAGTAATAGATGTAGAGGGGAACTATCTGACACCTGGCCTAGTAGACTGCCATACACATTTAGGATTAAAAACAGATTCGGCTGGTGTTTTTTATGCTGATCACAATGAGAGGAGTAACCTTATAACCCCGGAAGTAAGAGCAATAGATGCAATAAATCCTCAGGATGTAACATTTGTAGAGGCGAGATCAGCCGGTATAACAGCTTGTGGAAGCGGACCTGGATCAGCTAACTTGATAGCTGGCCAATATGCCTGTATAAAAACCTTTGGAGATACAATAGACGATATATTAGTTAATCCATATATTGCAATGAAAGCTGCTTTAGGAGAGAATCCAAAGAGAGTCCACAACATGACTAGGATGGGTCTTATAAGTAGATTAAGAGAATTTTTGAGACTTTCTAAAGAGTACAATTTAGATAAAGAGGCTAAATATGACCATCAATTAGAAGCGATGAAACCCGTAATGAATAAAGAAATACCCTTGAAAATTCATGTTCACAGGGCTGATGATATTGTCTCTGCCATAAGGGTTATGGAGGAATTTGACCTGTTATATACACTGGATCATGTGACCTGTGGGGCAGATATACTGGATTATATTCATACTAAAAAAAGAAACCTGATAGTAGGGCCTAGTTTAGGAGCTAGAGGGAAGATGGAGTTAAAGGGAAAAGGATTTGAAAATTTAGTTAAATTAGCTAAGAATCAGGATATATCCATAATAACAGATGCTCCTGTAATACCACTGCAATATCTGCCAATTTGTGTAGGGTTAGCTATTTCTAAGGGGCTGACCTTTAAAAAGGGGTTAGAAGCTGTAACTATAAACCCGGCTCGTATGATGGGAGTAGAAAAAAGAATTGGTTCCATAGAAGAGGGGAAAGATGCAGACCTGGTTGTATGGAAAGAAAAACCTTTTATAACTATTCAAGATCCAATTTTAGTTATGATAGATGGTAAAATTATTAGTTAA